A DNA window from Drosophila pseudoobscura strain MV-25-SWS-2005 chromosome 2, UCI_Dpse_MV25, whole genome shotgun sequence contains the following coding sequences:
- the LOC6896656 gene encoding uncharacterized protein produces MAHTKGFLLSLMAVLVLLLSTASGSPARGYFGSPQRGGRSYTDIARVVNPNPYAFVGSRNYPGQPFWPVGK; encoded by the coding sequence ATGGCCCACACCAAAGGATTTCTTCTCAGCCTGATGGCCGTCCTGGTCCTCCTTCTCTCCACGGCTTCCGGCTCTCCCGCCAGAGGATACTTTGGTTCACCCCAACGCGGAGGACGCAGCTACACGGACATTGCCCGAGTGGTCAATCCCAATCCATACGCCTTCGTTGGATCCAGAAACTATCCCGGTCAGCCCTTCTGGCCAGTGGGA